A DNA window from Jaculus jaculus isolate mJacJac1 chromosome 1, mJacJac1.mat.Y.cur, whole genome shotgun sequence contains the following coding sequences:
- the LOC101608155 gene encoding olfactory receptor 5T1-like yields the protein MDTVITGIYLYSLDMKTQMQQVSLDMNGYEIQLKNLTQVTMFILMGFTEDFDLQVCLFLLFLAIYLFTLIGNLGLVLLVIGDSQLHNPMYYFLSVLSFLDACYSTVVTPKMLVNFLAKNKSISYQSCAAQMLLFVTFGSTESFLLAAMAYDRYVAIYNPLLYSVSMSPKVYVPLIIASYAGGILHATIHTVATFSLSFCGSNEIRHVFCDIPPLLAISCSDTHTNQLLLFYLVGSIEIVTILIVLVSYGFILLAILRMHSAEGRRKVFSTCGAHLTGVSIYHGTILFMYVRPSSSYALEHDMVVSIFYTIVIPMLNPIIYSLRNKDVKQAMKTLLERNCFINK from the coding sequence ATGGACACTGTTATTACAGGAATTTACCTTTATAGCCTAGACATGAAAACTCAAATGCAACAAGTATCATTAGACATGAATGGATATGAGATTCAGCTAAAAAACTTGACTCAAGTCACCATGTTCATATTGATGGGCTTCACGGAAGATTTTGACCTGCAAGTCTGCTTATTTTTACTGTTCCTGGCCATCTATCTTTTTACATTGATAGGAAACTTGGGATTAGTTTTGTTGGTCATAGGGGATTCTCAGCTCCACAACCCCATGTACTATTTTCTGAGTGTTTTGTCATTCTTGGATGCTTGTTACTCTACAGTTGTTACCCCAAAGATGTTGGTCAATTTCCTTGCAAAGAATAAATCCATTTCATATCAGTCTTGTGCAGCTCAGATGCTTCTCTTTGTGACTTTTGGGAGTACAGAATCTTTCCTTTTGGCAGCAATGGCTTACGACCGCTATGTCGCCATCTACAACCCACTTCTGTACTCAGTGAGCATGTCTCCCAAGGTCTATGTGCCGCTCATCATTGCTTCCTATGCTGGTGGAATCCTGCATGCTACCATACACACAGTGGCCACTTTCAGCCTGTCCTTCTGTGGATCCAATGAAATCAGACATGTCTTCTGTGACATCCCTCCTCTCCTGGCTATTTCCTGCTCTGACACTCACACAAACCAGCTTCTCCTTTTCTACTTGGTGGGTTCCATTGAGATTGTCACCATCCTGATTGTCCTGGTCTCCTATGGTTTCATCTTATTGGCCATTCTGAGGATGCACTCAGCTGAAGGGAGGAGAAAAGTGTTCTCTACATGTGGAGCTCACCTCACAGGGGTGTCCATTTATCATGGGACAATCCTCTTCATGTATGTGAGACCAAGTTCCAGCTATGCCTTGGAACATGACATGGTAGTGTCAATATTTTACACCATTGTCATCCCCATGCTGAATCCCATCATCTACAGTTTGAGGAACAAAGATGTCAAACAGGCAATGAAAACTCTGTTGGAGAGaaattgttttataaataaatag